In the Piscinibacter sp. XHJ-5 genome, one interval contains:
- a CDS encoding GreA/GreB family elongation factor translates to MEVLALERTLTELDHARLSRLMPRDARSGSNAHPIESILEWARLVPSRDISPDIVTMYSQIVLGLPGGRQKKLTLCYPQDAEPSEGFVSVLSPAGSGLLGLRVGDRACWRTPTGGESAAEVLAILFQPEASGDYTT, encoded by the coding sequence ATGGAAGTCTTGGCACTCGAGCGCACGCTCACCGAACTCGACCACGCACGCCTCTCGCGGCTCATGCCCCGGGACGCGCGGTCGGGAAGCAACGCACACCCGATCGAAAGCATCCTGGAGTGGGCCCGCCTGGTGCCCTCGCGCGACATATCGCCCGACATCGTCACGATGTACTCGCAGATCGTGCTGGGCTTGCCCGGCGGCCGGCAGAAGAAGCTGACCCTGTGCTATCCGCAGGACGCCGAGCCGTCGGAGGGGTTCGTCTCGGTGCTGTCGCCTGCCGGTTCGGGCCTGCTGGGATTGCGCGTCGGCGACCGGGCTTGCTGGCGCACACCCACCGGAGGCGAGAGCGCAGCCGAGGTGCTTGCCATCCTCTTCCAGCCCGAAGCCAGCGGCGACTACACGACCTAG
- a CDS encoding universal stress protein, with translation MTRFKSILVATDFSVDATHAVRKAALLAEHHAARLTLLHVVNPAGFKPLRQWFAPSIDVDLKAAQARATLRRFAAEINGRHGVPARCRVVVGESFDEIRRASEGADLVVLGQRGRNPIKDLVTGSTADRLLRSCRRATLVVKQPLDRFYRSILVPVDFTACSQACLQSAASLVQTADIHVFHALDPVEEFEMRMAGVPAAVIRDHSDIVDRKAHDRMHGIAAKAGVESSRVRTIVRRGPAWACALDQADKVGADLIVIGKQGTSTMAEFFLGRVTRRLLARSKCDVMVMPRAAVEAACARPDLALRPDHSRRVSCLSSSR, from the coding sequence ATGACACGCTTCAAATCGATTCTGGTGGCGACAGACTTCTCCGTCGACGCCACCCACGCAGTGCGCAAGGCAGCGCTATTGGCGGAGCACCATGCGGCTCGCCTGACGCTGCTGCACGTCGTGAATCCCGCCGGCTTCAAGCCGTTGCGACAGTGGTTCGCGCCTTCGATCGATGTCGACCTGAAGGCCGCGCAGGCGCGCGCGACCCTGCGCCGGTTCGCTGCCGAAATCAACGGCAGGCACGGCGTGCCGGCACGATGTCGAGTCGTCGTCGGAGAGTCCTTCGACGAGATCCGCCGCGCCTCGGAAGGCGCCGACCTCGTCGTCCTCGGCCAGCGCGGCAGAAATCCGATCAAGGACCTGGTGACCGGCAGCACCGCCGACCGTCTCTTGCGGTCGTGCCGACGTGCCACGCTGGTCGTGAAGCAACCGCTCGATCGCTTCTATCGCAGCATCCTCGTGCCCGTCGATTTCACGGCCTGTTCACAAGCCTGCCTGCAGTCGGCCGCCTCCCTGGTGCAAACCGCGGACATCCACGTCTTCCACGCGCTCGACCCGGTCGAAGAATTCGAGATGCGGATGGCCGGCGTTCCGGCCGCGGTGATACGCGATCACAGCGACATCGTGGACCGCAAGGCGCACGATCGAATGCACGGCATCGCAGCCAAGGCGGGGGTGGAGTCGAGCCGGGTCAGAACCATCGTGCGTCGCGGCCCTGCATGGGCCTGCGCGCTGGACCAGGCGGACAAGGTCGGCGCGGACCTCATCGTCATCGGCAAGCAGGGCACGTCCACGATGGCCGAGTTCTTCCTGGGCCGTGTCACGCGCCGCTTGTTGGCCCGGTCGAAGTGCGACGTGATGGTCATGCCTCGCGCGGCGGTCGAGGCGGCCTGTGCACGGCCTGACCTCGCCCTTCGCCCTGATCACTCGAGGAGAGTCTCATGCCTGTCTTCCTCTCGATGA
- a CDS encoding methyl-accepting chemotaxis protein: protein MMKTFGNLRIGVRLGLAFAFVLALLIAIVAVSLDKLTDVNDKVDTVVDERYPQVLLAYEIQDQVNAIVSNVRAALLERTPEAAKKSLDSIVASRTKVGEAMEKLDKSLRDPKTRALFAAAKESRTVFVAGQNQFIELVNAGNREGAIDVALGRLRTEQHAYQANINKLVEELSSQVKQAGEDATREHDDGRQLILAIGAIAFALAGVLAYVVTVSITRPINQAVQVAQTVAAGDLTSRIEVNRSDETGRLLAALKAMNDSLTGIVSQVRQSSDSIATGSSQIATGNQDLSQRTEEQASNLQQTASSMEQLTSTVKNNADTARAANQMATSARDVAAQGGAVVSQVVQTMEEITLASKKIADINGVIDSIAFQTNILALNAAVEAARAGEQGRGFAVVAGEVRNLAQRSAQAAKEIKTLINDSTGKVESGSRLVGDAGRTMDDIVTQVKRVNDMLAEISAATSEQTTGIGQISNAVTQLDQVTQQNAALVEESAAAAESLKQQANRLVNAVAVFKLGEGATKDAGRDRSHATPSRVDEPAQQNLPAVHAVQKPKPAAAMASGNDDWTSF, encoded by the coding sequence ATGATGAAGACCTTCGGAAACCTGCGAATCGGCGTGCGCCTCGGCCTCGCGTTCGCATTCGTACTGGCATTGCTGATCGCCATCGTCGCCGTCAGCCTCGACAAGCTGACCGACGTGAACGACAAGGTGGACACAGTCGTCGACGAGCGGTACCCGCAGGTCCTGCTTGCATACGAGATCCAGGATCAGGTCAACGCCATCGTCAGCAACGTGCGCGCGGCGCTGCTCGAAAGGACGCCCGAAGCCGCGAAGAAGTCGTTGGACAGCATCGTGGCCAGCCGCACAAAGGTGGGGGAGGCCATGGAAAAGCTGGACAAGAGCCTGCGGGACCCCAAGACGCGAGCCCTCTTTGCGGCGGCCAAGGAGAGTCGAACAGTGTTCGTCGCCGGGCAAAATCAGTTCATCGAACTGGTGAATGCCGGAAACCGCGAAGGCGCCATCGACGTTGCGCTGGGACGCCTGCGCACCGAGCAGCATGCCTACCAGGCCAACATCAACAAGCTCGTCGAGGAACTCAGCAGCCAGGTCAAGCAAGCCGGCGAGGACGCGACGCGCGAGCACGACGACGGCCGCCAATTGATCCTGGCGATCGGCGCCATTGCGTTCGCGCTGGCCGGCGTCCTCGCGTACGTGGTGACCGTCTCGATCACACGTCCCATCAACCAGGCCGTTCAGGTGGCGCAGACCGTTGCGGCGGGCGACCTCACCTCGCGCATCGAGGTCAACCGCAGCGACGAGACCGGCCGGCTGCTTGCAGCGCTCAAGGCGATGAACGACAGCCTGACCGGCATCGTGAGCCAGGTGCGCCAGAGCAGCGACAGCATCGCGACCGGATCGAGCCAGATTGCCACCGGCAACCAGGATCTGTCGCAACGCACGGAAGAGCAGGCCTCCAACCTGCAGCAGACAGCGTCATCGATGGAACAGCTGACCAGCACCGTGAAGAACAACGCCGACACCGCCCGCGCCGCGAACCAGATGGCGACGTCCGCACGCGATGTGGCAGCGCAGGGCGGGGCCGTCGTCAGCCAGGTGGTTCAGACCATGGAAGAGATCACCCTTGCGAGCAAGAAGATCGCTGACATCAACGGGGTCATCGACAGCATCGCCTTCCAGACGAACATCCTGGCGCTGAACGCCGCTGTCGAAGCGGCACGCGCAGGCGAGCAAGGCCGTGGCTTCGCGGTCGTGGCCGGCGAGGTGCGCAACCTCGCGCAGCGCAGCGCCCAGGCCGCCAAGGAGATCAAGACGCTGATCAACGACAGCACCGGGAAGGTCGAGTCGGGCAGCCGCCTGGTCGGCGACGCGGGCCGCACCATGGACGACATCGTGACGCAGGTGAAGCGCGTCAACGACATGCTCGCGGAGATCAGCGCCGCGACGAGCGAGCAGACGACCGGTATCGGACAGATCAGCAATGCGGTGACGCAGCTCGATCAGGTCACGCAGCAGAACGCGGCGCTGGTGGAGGAATCAGCCGCTGCGGCGGAGAGCCTCAAGCAGCAAGCCAACCGGCTGGTGAACGCGGTTGCGGTCTTCAAGCTCGGCGAAGGCGCGACAAAGGACGCGGGACGCGACAGGTCCCATGCCACCCCCTCGCGAGTCGACGAGCCGGCGCAGCAGAACCTGCCCGCCGTGCACGCGGTCCAGAAGCCGAAGCCGGCCGCCGCGATGGCATCCGGCAACGACGACTGGACTTCGTTCTGA
- a CDS encoding response regulator gives MNVSQVFRNSVRDIAPELSRRGLGCVCAEPADGWLLPYDGRRLESSFYRTYWAALELLQQGLLTIEGTTVPVAPRGCRFLLRVAGRCDTPAVLRLMRQRDEYRAALHALLPASADKPRLMEAWGICPITEAPIRFGMSADGGFVFEVTHELALARRDGTTEQPAMPTSVPPRPESTPADAVASTAWQWPEQDRLLIVEDDALSAKITRLMVEALGFGGVAVNDGADAVEACRRFAPVAVIMDQEMPRMNGTEATAQIRRLQRTGDVPPCKIIMLTGSSDPTTRTAAFEAGVDAFLEKPARLDEIREQLRLCGIEPATGRHRSPATSGAD, from the coding sequence GTGAACGTGTCTCAAGTGTTCAGGAACAGCGTTCGCGACATCGCGCCGGAGTTGTCGCGTCGCGGATTGGGCTGCGTATGCGCCGAGCCCGCCGATGGCTGGCTCCTGCCGTACGACGGCCGCCGATTGGAGTCGAGCTTCTATCGGACCTATTGGGCGGCGCTGGAACTGTTGCAGCAAGGTTTACTGACGATCGAAGGCACAACCGTTCCTGTGGCGCCGCGCGGATGCCGGTTCCTCCTGCGCGTGGCGGGACGTTGCGACACGCCGGCGGTGCTGCGCCTCATGCGGCAACGCGACGAATACCGCGCAGCGCTTCACGCGCTGCTGCCGGCGTCCGCCGACAAGCCGCGGTTGATGGAGGCATGGGGCATCTGCCCGATCACCGAGGCGCCCATCCGCTTCGGCATGTCGGCGGACGGCGGCTTCGTGTTCGAGGTGACGCACGAGCTTGCGCTGGCCCGGCGCGATGGGACCACCGAGCAGCCCGCCATGCCGACCAGCGTGCCGCCACGTCCCGAAAGCACGCCGGCCGACGCCGTTGCGTCGACGGCCTGGCAATGGCCGGAGCAGGATCGCCTGCTCATCGTGGAAGACGACGCCCTGAGCGCAAAGATCACCCGCCTGATGGTGGAGGCGCTGGGCTTCGGCGGCGTGGCGGTCAACGACGGCGCCGATGCCGTGGAGGCTTGCCGCCGATTCGCGCCCGTGGCCGTCATCATGGATCAGGAGATGCCGCGCATGAACGGGACCGAAGCGACCGCCCAGATCCGACGGTTGCAGCGAACGGGCGACGTTCCTCCATGCAAGATCATCATGCTGACCGGCAGCAGCGATCCGACGACCCGCACGGCGGCGTTCGAGGCGGGTGTCGATGCGTTCCTGGAGAAGCCGGCAAGGCTCGACGAGATCCGCGAACAGCTTCGCCTTTGCGGGATCGAGCCGGCGACGGGTCGCCACCGGTCCCCCGCGACATCGGGAGCGGACTGA
- a CDS encoding alpha/beta hydrolase codes for MDDFEATSVDVRETHLFVRRAGKGPPLLMLHGFPQTHLMWRLVAPALVRHFTVVCADLRGYGDSGCPDSDDAHGPYAKRAMARDLVILMERLGFASFAVAGHDRGGRVAYRLALDHPRRVTRLAVLDVLPTSTVWEHADARLALAYWPWSMLAQPMPLPERLLQSAAEAVVDAALDGWGPKSDAFTPAVRAAYAAPLRDPSHAHAICEEYRAAATLDREHDAADRSAGRRIACPVVVLWSKGDALDTWYADAGGPLSLWRSWCDDVRGQALDGGHFFPETRPDETVRALEGFFRAAGD; via the coding sequence ATGGACGACTTCGAGGCCACTTCCGTCGACGTCCGCGAGACGCATCTCTTCGTTCGTCGCGCAGGCAAGGGCCCACCGCTGCTGATGCTGCACGGCTTTCCGCAGACGCACCTGATGTGGCGCCTGGTGGCGCCAGCGCTCGTGCGGCACTTCACGGTGGTCTGTGCAGACCTGCGGGGCTACGGCGACAGCGGCTGCCCCGACAGCGACGACGCGCATGGACCGTACGCCAAGCGAGCCATGGCTCGCGACCTGGTCATCCTCATGGAGCGGCTGGGATTCGCCAGCTTCGCCGTCGCGGGACACGACAGGGGCGGACGCGTGGCATATCGACTCGCGCTCGATCATCCGCGGCGCGTGACGCGGCTGGCGGTGCTGGATGTGCTCCCGACCAGCACCGTCTGGGAGCATGCCGATGCGCGCCTCGCGCTCGCCTATTGGCCGTGGTCGATGCTCGCGCAGCCGATGCCGTTGCCGGAGCGCCTGCTGCAGTCCGCCGCCGAGGCCGTCGTGGACGCAGCGCTGGACGGCTGGGGCCCGAAGTCCGACGCGTTCACGCCGGCGGTGCGAGCCGCCTATGCGGCGCCCTTGCGCGATCCGTCGCATGCACACGCGATCTGCGAGGAGTACCGGGCGGCGGCGACGCTGGATCGAGAGCACGACGCCGCCGACCGAAGCGCAGGGCGGCGCATTGCATGTCCCGTCGTGGTCTTGTGGAGCAAGGGCGATGCGCTGGACACCTGGTATGCCGATGCGGGAGGTCCGCTCTCCCTGTGGCGTTCGTGGTGCGACGATGTGCGAGGGCAAGCCCTCGACGGGGGCCACTTCTTTCCCGAAACCCGGCCGGATGAGACCGTGCGTGCACTGGAGGGCTTCTTCCGCGCGGCCGGCGACTGA
- a CDS encoding Crp/Fnr family transcriptional regulator has translation MTGQAHSSQSGAHNRLLDALVRECPQLTGRLSRRVQKVGTELYGEGSQISEIYFPTRGVVSVVVRLRSGAAADAQTIGNEGMVGLPAWFGLSGSPDTVIQQATGEMVSVAASAFGDAVVHCDAARRILESYAVYSLRFSSQTCVCNAHHSVKERLCRWVLGSVDRAGSDELAMSQALVAEMVGARRQTVGEILVELHRAGIISLRRNHIRVVDRSALLALSCECYETTRATYARLVQPLL, from the coding sequence ATGACGGGACAGGCGCACTCTTCCCAGTCCGGCGCGCACAACCGGCTGCTCGATGCCCTCGTGCGGGAATGTCCGCAGCTCACTGGCAGGCTGAGCCGACGTGTCCAGAAAGTCGGCACCGAGCTCTACGGGGAAGGCAGCCAGATCTCCGAGATCTACTTCCCGACACGAGGTGTCGTGTCGGTCGTGGTCCGGCTGCGCAGCGGCGCGGCGGCCGATGCGCAGACCATCGGCAACGAGGGCATGGTCGGATTGCCGGCCTGGTTCGGACTCAGCGGGAGCCCCGACACGGTGATCCAGCAGGCCACCGGCGAGATGGTCAGCGTGGCCGCTTCCGCATTCGGCGACGCCGTCGTGCACTGCGACGCGGCGCGCCGCATCCTGGAGAGCTACGCCGTCTACAGCCTTCGCTTCAGCAGCCAGACCTGCGTGTGCAACGCCCACCATTCGGTGAAGGAGCGCTTGTGTCGCTGGGTGCTGGGCTCTGTCGACCGGGCCGGTTCCGACGAGCTCGCCATGTCGCAGGCCCTGGTGGCGGAAATGGTGGGTGCGCGCCGGCAGACCGTGGGCGAGATCCTCGTCGAGCTGCATCGCGCGGGGATCATCTCCCTGCGGCGCAACCACATCCGCGTCGTGGATCGTTCCGCGCTCCTGGCGCTCTCGTGCGAATGCTATGAAACGACTCGGGCCACCTATGCGCGCCTGGTTCAGCCGCTGCTCTAG
- a CDS encoding amino acid ABC transporter substrate-binding protein, which translates to MSDWIRAGGARSCASHPRLWALVMCIAMTAAAVAQQRNPNEVPPFSGTLQKIFERGVIRVGHRENSPPFAFLDARRRPVGYSLDVCEVVVEEIARHLHKSIQAEYVPVTPANRFELVDNGTVDLECGSTTASAERRSRFGFSPTLFVTGTKLLVRRGSGIRSLRDLEGKTVVLTTGTIQAEAIPKIAERQKLAIRFEFAADHDQSFQALAAGRADAFANDDVQLHGTIAARDAAADYRVVGDFLTYADYALMYRRGDAEFDEVVRQAFDGMAASGEIRAIYRKWFQRPLPSGASLDLPMSPHLEHVFRLQGLAAD; encoded by the coding sequence ATGAGCGACTGGATTCGAGCCGGCGGCGCGCGCTCGTGCGCGAGCCATCCCAGGCTCTGGGCGCTGGTCATGTGCATCGCGATGACCGCCGCGGCAGTGGCGCAGCAGCGCAATCCAAACGAGGTGCCGCCGTTCTCGGGCACCTTGCAGAAGATCTTCGAGCGCGGCGTCATTCGCGTCGGACACCGCGAGAACTCGCCGCCGTTCGCGTTTCTCGACGCGCGACGGCGGCCCGTCGGCTACTCGCTCGACGTCTGCGAGGTCGTGGTCGAGGAGATTGCCCGGCACTTGCACAAGTCCATCCAGGCCGAATACGTGCCGGTGACGCCGGCCAATCGCTTCGAGCTCGTCGACAACGGCACGGTCGACCTGGAGTGCGGCTCCACCACTGCCAGCGCGGAACGCCGCTCGCGCTTCGGCTTTTCTCCGACGCTCTTCGTCACCGGCACCAAGCTGCTGGTGCGGCGCGGCAGCGGCATCCGCTCGCTGCGCGATCTCGAGGGCAAGACGGTGGTGCTCACCACCGGCACCATCCAGGCCGAGGCGATCCCGAAGATCGCCGAGCGGCAGAAGCTCGCGATCCGCTTCGAGTTCGCGGCCGATCATGACCAGTCGTTCCAGGCGCTTGCGGCCGGCCGCGCCGATGCCTTCGCCAACGACGACGTCCAGCTGCACGGCACGATCGCCGCACGCGACGCCGCGGCCGACTACCGCGTCGTGGGCGACTTCCTCACCTATGCCGACTACGCGCTGATGTACCGGCGCGGCGACGCGGAGTTCGACGAGGTCGTGCGCCAGGCCTTCGACGGCATGGCCGCCAGCGGAGAGATCCGGGCCATCTATCGCAAGTGGTTCCAGCGCCCGCTTCCGTCGGGCGCGAGCCTGGACCTTCCGATGAGTCCGCACCTCGAGCATGTGTTCCGCCTCCAGGGCTTGGCGGCCGACTAG
- a CDS encoding YidB family protein, which translates to MGLLDQILGGLAATRSGRSFPGQSGGGMGNVVMALLPVVLGMLANRQGGTGMGGLGGLLEQLTRGGYGQQASSWVGTGPNEALPAQAWSDVFGPEQLAAIASQAGVSEDEARAGLSELMPEMVDRLTPEGQMPPQDQLLASIDEYERRLQG; encoded by the coding sequence ATGGGCCTGCTCGACCAGATTCTTGGCGGACTTGCGGCCACCCGCTCGGGGCGTTCCTTTCCAGGCCAGTCCGGCGGGGGGATGGGCAACGTCGTCATGGCCCTGCTGCCTGTCGTGCTGGGCATGCTGGCAAATCGCCAGGGCGGCACGGGCATGGGCGGCCTGGGCGGACTGCTCGAGCAGCTGACGCGCGGCGGCTATGGCCAGCAAGCCAGCTCGTGGGTCGGCACCGGGCCGAACGAGGCGCTGCCGGCGCAGGCCTGGTCCGATGTCTTCGGGCCGGAGCAGCTCGCGGCGATCGCCTCGCAGGCCGGGGTTTCCGAGGACGAAGCGCGGGCCGGCCTGTCGGAGCTGATGCCCGAAATGGTGGATCGATTGACACCGGAGGGGCAGATGCCGCCGCAAGACCAGCTGCTGGCGAGCATCGACGAGTACGAGCGAAGGTTGCAAGGTTGA
- a CDS encoding trimeric intracellular cation channel family protein has translation MSAESLWTLSNAQVAIEVVATLAFALSGLIEAARKRLDAVGVCVVAGLAAFGGGTLRDILLDRRPFFWVEQATWLWVLLALCIGAMFFMRARHVEPTERAMQWPDALGLGLFTAGGTQIALDASLPAIVAVLMGMVTAVFGGVLRDIVCNEIPKAFRDHRPYAVCSFAGGWLVVVAHVLGAPQWVGLAAGAGSATLLRAMAVLRGWTLPAWRSMGPGGR, from the coding sequence ATGTCCGCCGAGTCGCTCTGGACGCTGTCGAACGCCCAGGTGGCCATCGAAGTGGTGGCCACCCTCGCCTTCGCGCTCTCGGGCCTCATCGAGGCAGCGCGCAAGCGTCTCGATGCGGTGGGCGTGTGCGTGGTCGCGGGGCTGGCGGCGTTCGGCGGGGGCACGCTGCGCGACATCCTCCTCGACAGGCGACCGTTCTTCTGGGTCGAGCAGGCCACGTGGCTGTGGGTGCTGCTCGCGCTGTGCATCGGCGCCATGTTCTTCATGCGCGCTCGGCATGTCGAGCCGACCGAGCGTGCGATGCAATGGCCCGACGCCTTGGGGCTGGGCCTGTTCACGGCCGGGGGCACGCAGATTGCGCTGGACGCGTCACTGCCCGCGATCGTCGCGGTGCTGATGGGCATGGTCACGGCGGTGTTCGGCGGCGTCTTGCGCGACATCGTCTGCAATGAAATCCCGAAGGCGTTTCGCGACCACCGGCCCTACGCCGTCTGCTCGTTCGCGGGCGGCTGGCTGGTGGTGGTCGCGCACGTCTTGGGCGCGCCGCAATGGGTCGGACTGGCCGCGGGAGCGGGGTCGGCCACGCTGCTGCGCGCGATGGCTGTGCTGAGGGGCTGGACTTTGCCGGCCTGGCGGTCGATGGGTCCGGGCGGGCGCTGA
- the aceE gene encoding pyruvate dehydrogenase (acetyl-transferring), homodimeric type, whose translation MSARDGTDLDPVETQEWLDALSAVQRHRGAERANFVVNAVVGAARRDGLYIPQSLTTPYCNTIAPEQEAKSPGDRALEHRLRSIIRWNALAIILRANKDSSELGGHIASFQSAATLYDIGFGHFWHAPTDKHGGDLVFVQGHSSPGIYARAFLEGRLSEEQLLGYRQETGGKGLSSYPHPWLMPDFWQFPTVSMGLGPLMAIYQARFLKYLQGRGLAETAQRKVWAFMGDGEMDEPESLGAISLAGRERLDNLIFVINCNLQRLDGPVRGNGKIVQELESVFRGAGWNVIKVLWGGGWDKLLAKDKSGLLLQRMEECVDGEYQDFKSKSGAYVREHFFGKYEALKALVADMSDDEIWGLTRGGHDPEKVFAAYAAAVRHTGQPTLILPKTVKGYGMGESGEGQMIAHQAKKMTQDALRGFRDRFQIPVADEDLPKVPFIKLPEDSAEMKYLRARREALGGYLPQRRRKSASLEIPPLSAFQRLLENTGEREISTTMAFVQMLGTLVRDKQLGKHVVPIVPDESRTFGMEGMFRQLGIYSSVGQLYKPQDADQLMYYREDKSGQVLQEGINEGGAMSSWIVAATSYSTNNVPMIPFYIYYSMFGLQRVGDLAWLAGDIRARGFLLGGTAGRTTLNGEGLQHEDGHSHILAGTIPNCISYDPTFAYEVVAIIREGMRRMYQEQEDVYYYVTLMNENYPHPGLAEAGEGAEQGILKGLYKLKDGGKSTEQSPQTAAKPPSSLKGSAKASGGRAASQKLRVQLMGSGTILREVIAAAELLKADFGVTADIWSATSYNELRRDGMATERWNLLHPTQARRKSWIETCLEGHDGPVIAATDYMRNYADQVREHVQAAGRRYVVLGTDGFGRSDYRVKLRRFFEVDRHYVAVAALKALADEGSLEPAVVAEAIAKYGLDTERAAPWTV comes from the coding sequence ATGAGCGCAAGAGACGGGACCGACCTCGACCCGGTCGAGACACAGGAATGGCTCGATGCCCTGAGCGCCGTGCAGCGGCATCGCGGCGCCGAGCGGGCGAACTTCGTGGTCAACGCCGTGGTGGGCGCCGCGCGCCGCGACGGCCTGTACATCCCGCAATCGCTGACCACGCCGTACTGCAACACCATCGCGCCCGAGCAGGAAGCCAAGTCGCCGGGCGACCGCGCCCTCGAGCACCGGCTGCGCTCGATCATCCGCTGGAACGCGCTGGCGATCATCCTGCGCGCCAACAAGGACAGCTCCGAGCTCGGCGGCCACATCGCCAGCTTCCAGTCGGCTGCGACGCTGTACGACATTGGCTTCGGCCACTTCTGGCACGCGCCCACCGACAAGCACGGCGGCGACCTCGTGTTCGTGCAGGGGCACAGCTCGCCGGGCATCTACGCGCGTGCCTTTCTCGAGGGCCGGCTCAGCGAAGAGCAATTGCTCGGCTATCGCCAGGAGACCGGCGGGAAGGGACTGTCGAGCTATCCGCATCCGTGGCTGATGCCCGACTTCTGGCAGTTCCCCACGGTGTCCATGGGCCTCGGCCCGCTGATGGCGATCTACCAGGCGCGCTTTCTCAAGTACCTGCAAGGACGCGGGCTGGCCGAGACCGCGCAGCGCAAGGTGTGGGCGTTCATGGGCGACGGCGAGATGGACGAGCCCGAGTCGCTCGGTGCGATCTCGCTGGCCGGCCGCGAGCGGCTGGACAACCTCATCTTCGTCATCAACTGCAACCTTCAGCGACTCGACGGTCCCGTGCGCGGCAACGGCAAGATCGTGCAGGAGCTCGAGAGCGTGTTCCGCGGCGCCGGCTGGAACGTCATCAAGGTGCTGTGGGGCGGCGGCTGGGACAAGCTGCTGGCCAAGGACAAGAGCGGCCTGCTGCTGCAGCGCATGGAAGAGTGCGTCGACGGCGAGTACCAGGACTTCAAGAGCAAGAGCGGCGCGTACGTCCGCGAGCACTTCTTCGGCAAGTACGAGGCGCTGAAGGCGCTGGTGGCCGACATGAGCGACGACGAGATCTGGGGCCTCACGCGCGGCGGCCATGATCCGGAGAAGGTGTTCGCGGCCTACGCCGCGGCGGTGAGGCACACCGGCCAGCCGACGCTCATCCTGCCCAAGACGGTGAAGGGCTACGGCATGGGCGAGTCCGGCGAGGGCCAGATGATCGCGCACCAGGCCAAGAAGATGACGCAGGACGCGCTGCGCGGCTTCCGCGATCGCTTCCAGATTCCGGTGGCCGACGAGGACCTGCCCAAGGTGCCGTTCATCAAGCTGCCCGAGGACAGCGCCGAGATGAAGTACCTGCGCGCGCGACGCGAGGCGCTGGGCGGCTACCTGCCGCAGCGGCGTCGCAAGTCGGCTTCGCTGGAGATTCCGCCGCTGTCGGCGTTCCAGCGCCTGCTCGAGAACACCGGCGAGCGGGAGATCTCGACCACGATGGCCTTCGTGCAGATGCTCGGCACGCTGGTGCGCGACAAGCAGCTCGGCAAGCACGTGGTGCCCATCGTTCCCGACGAGTCGCGCACCTTCGGCATGGAGGGCATGTTCCGCCAGCTCGGCATCTATTCCTCGGTGGGGCAGCTCTACAAGCCGCAGGATGCCGACCAGCTCATGTACTACCGCGAGGACAAGAGCGGGCAGGTGCTGCAGGAGGGCATCAACGAAGGCGGCGCGATGTCGAGCTGGATCGTCGCGGCCACCTCGTACAGCACGAACAACGTGCCGATGATCCCGTTCTACATCTACTACTCGATGTTCGGCCTGCAGCGCGTCGGCGACCTCGCCTGGCTGGCCGGCGACATCCGCGCGCGAGGCTTCCTGCTGGGCGGCACCGCCGGACGCACCACGCTCAACGGCGAGGGTCTGCAGCACGAGGACGGCCACAGCCACATCCTCGCCGGCACCATCCCCAACTGCATCTCCTACGACCCGACCTTCGCCTACGAGGTGGTGGCCATCATCCGCGAGGGCATGCGCCGCATGTACCAGGAGCAGGAGGACGTGTACTACTACGTCACGCTGATGAACGAGAACTACCCGCACCCCGGGCTCGCCGAGGCGGGCGAGGGCGCGGAGCAGGGCATCCTCAAGGGCCTGTACAAGCTGAAGGACGGCGGCAAGTCCACCGAGCAGAGCCCCCAGACGGCGGCGAAGCCGCCGTCGTCCCTCAAGGGGAGCGCGAAGGCTTCGGGCGGCCGTGCGGCTTCGCAGAAGCTGCGCGTGCAACTGATGGGCAGCGGCACCATCCTGCGCGAGGTGATTGCCGCGGCCGAGCTGCTGAAGGCCGACTTCGGCGTCACGGCCGACATCTGGTCCGCCACCAGCTACAACGAGCTGCGCCGCGACGGCATGGCCACCGAGCGATGGAACCTGCTGCATCCCACGCAGGCGCGGCGCAAGAGCTGGATCGAGACCTGCCTCGAAGGCCACGACGGTCCGGTGATCGCCGCCACCGATTACATGCGCAACTACGCCGACCAGGTGCGCGAGCACGTGCAGGCGGCCGGGCGGCGCTACGTCGTGCTCGGCACCGACGGCTTCGGCCGCAGCGACTACCGCGTCAAGCTGCGCCGCTTCTTCGAGGTCGACCGCCACTACGTTGCGGTGGCGGCGCTGAAGGCGCTGGCCGACGAGGGCTCGCTGGAGCCCGCGGTCGTGGCCGAGGCGATCGCCAAGTACGGCCTGGACACCGAGCGCGCCGCGCCGTGGACCGTCTGA